A single region of the Poecile atricapillus isolate bPoeAtr1 chromosome 25, bPoeAtr1.hap1, whole genome shotgun sequence genome encodes:
- the NCAPD3 gene encoding condensin-2 complex subunit D3 isoform X2 has translation MFDKCLHTLTKCWPQELRKRKKAHTQSSQPTARRNRKKGKPCRNDNSSIEEMLEEEEEEDAENVYFSAEDILQVRNAIFLLLKNFLRLLSKFSLKEKPQCVQNCVQVFVEMTSFEPVLHEFEFSAAMDVNKAKYIPELAYYGLHLLCSPLHGTEDKTLRCVFQQLLNVILMVESRGGSRREPLPITSAVTSARNQAVKFISSLVDELKEAVYSVLRILLQHICAKVPDKADYRTYAAQALVTLMNKFPCAEFAEFIAWLYKYSLNQVSYRVFALDVALALLELSERNPDSSLSLDHQNFLKHKFLVQVMVFGRCSDKSPVVRSKALSSFAHCLEMKTSTLESIQDLLQSSSVRTVLEENTNTASMTVGAEAVSNHPLKTLPTFKTIELADSTDTPGPDGKEVMAMLRVRAGDEKTSVRKSALQVLLSILRHGVMPCTAEDVGVLQERCRDPALSVRKQALHSITELLLSQHSNVLVQKAWLNGVVPVVMDAESSVQEKALDCLDQLLLQHIKHYNNSRNGDGRQELAWDLLSLLSSECQELSRYLSKAFLMWSKQQKFTSTFINNVMSHVETEHSRAAWMLLAKVAGSSPKLNYSKIIETWDSVSRQQNMSSDTVGHVLCVIGHVAKHLPMSSSERLKENIQSWLKESQCPLEVISPAVETLQKLCQASAAAPEEALELFNQVFGDLVSTCESYISNIVLREDGAGQLQEDLLVRHLFLLGEAAQLCPAKVDKRIFLLVQSILASSGSEDQPSRDGEDISSSQPLSQFRGSAMPPVVRAHALITLGKLCLQHEELAKKSIPALARELEVSRDTAVRNNAVIVLCDLCVRYTSLGDRYIPNISLCLRDPQPLIRKQTLILLTNLLQEEFVKWKDGLFFWFVSVLVDPNPEIARFAEYCLVHLLLKKNPMMFSQHFIECIFHFNSYEKHQKYNRFPQSQRAKQLFSLKGKDNKEKRMRIYTFLLDHFTDEQRFNITTKISHNILACFVDEVLPLDLEGSELLSDTFAVLSCKEIKLSSMRSRPEEHIEPDEDEMAVADAVMQVAQKKLISQVQKKNFIENVIPIITSLKSLMEQKRIPALKDLMNCLREMMQDYRNEIKDFFAVDKQLAAELEYDMRKYEEQLAREKESEQEQLSAAHGEEQSASLERAAGQNNDNAQSSVGGRLSTPGSISPSGPPEFATPRADALKQPPVHRRAASLSTLAILNSAKKASEEWSKQRSKSVGRSLSAAGSQQGSFQSLNQQSSGENVAVAGRAISTPEQTIHDLTFGAGVSYISSTHTPDSAPGKSL, from the exons ATGTTTGATAAATGTCTTCACACCCTGACAAAATGCTGGCCTCAAgagctgaggaagaggaagaaggcaCACACTCAAAGCTCTCAGCCCACTGCCAGAAGGaacagaaagaaagggaaaccATGCAGGAATGACAACTCCAGT ATAGAAGAGATgttggaagaggaggaggaagaggatgctGAGAATGTTTATTTCTCAGCAGAAGATATTCTCCAAGTCCGCAACGCCATCTTCCTTCTTCTGAAAAACTTCCTAAGACTTCTGTCCAAGTTCTCCCTAAAAGAAAAGCCTCAGTGTGTGCAGAACTGCGTGCAG GTCTTTGTTGAGATGACCAGCTTTGAGCCAGTGCTCCACGAGTTCGAGTTCTCAGCAGCCAT GGATGTTAATAAAGCCAAGTACATTCCTGAGCTGGCCTATTACGGACTTCACTTACTGTGTTCCCCTCTCCATGGCACAGAAGATAAG ACCCTTCGATGTgtgttccagcagctcctcaatGTCATTCTGATGGTGGAGAGCAGGGGGGGTTCCAGGCGTGAGCCCCTTCCCATCACATCAGCTGTGACCAGCGCCAGGAACCAGGCTGTGAAATTCATCAG TTCTCTGGTAGATGAGCTGAAAGAAGCTGTTTATTCTGTTCTGCGAATATTGCTCCAACATATCTGTGCCAAG GTCCCAGACAAGGCTGATTATCGCACCTACGCTGCCCAGGCCCTGGTGACCCTGATGAACAAATTCCCGTGTGCAGAGTTCGCTGAATTCATCGCTTGGCTTTATAAATACTCACTCAACCAA GTTTCCTACAGAGTGTTTGCTCTTGATGTAGCCTTGGCTTTGTTGGAGTTGTCAGAGAGGAACCCAGACAGCTCCTTGTCTCTGGATCATCAGAATTTCCTAAAGCACAAGTTTTTAGTGCAGGTCATGGTGTTTGGCCGGTGCTCTGACAAATCCCCCGTGGTCCGGAGCAAAGCTCTCAGCAGCTTTGCCCATTGTCTCGAAATGAAAACTTCTACCTTGGAGAGCATTCAGGACTTGCTACAGAGCT CTTCTGTCCGCACAGTGttggaagaaaacacaaacactgCGAGCATGACAGTCGGTGCAGAAG ctgtgtCCAACCATCCACTGAAGACCTTACCAACTTTCAAAACTATCGAGCTGGCAGACAGCACTGACACTCCTGGGCCTGATG GAAAAGAAGTCATGGCCATGCTGAGAGTGAGAGCTGGAGACGAGAAAACCAGCGTGAGGAAATCTGCTCTGCAG GTGTTACTGAGCATCCTGAGGCACGGGGTGATGCCCTGCACGGCCGAGGACGTGGGCGTGCTGCAGGAGCGCTGCCGGGACCCGGCGCTGTCGGTGCGGAAGCAGGCGCTGCACTCCATCACCGAGCTGCTCCTG TCTCAGCACAGCAATGTCCTGGTGCAGAAGGCCTGGTTGAACGGAGTGGTGCCCGTGGTGATGGATGCAGAAAGCTCTGTCCAAGAAAAGGCTTTGGATTGCCTCGATCAGCTCTTGCTGCAACACATAAAACATTACAATAACTCCAGGAATGGTGatgggaggcaggagctggcGTGGGATCTGCTCTCCCTGTTGTCTTCAGAATGCCAGGAGCTGAG CCGTTACCTGAGCAAAGCCTTCCTTATGTGGTCCAAGCAGCAGAAGTTCACCTCCACTTTCATCAATAATGTCATGTCTCACGTGGAGACAGAAcattccagggcagcctggatgcTGCTTGCCAAGGTGGCAGGTTCTTCCCCCAAGCTGAATTACTCCAAGATCATTGAAACCTGGGACAGTGTCAGCAG GCAGCAGAACATGAGCAGTGACACCGTGGGACACGTCCTGTGTGTCATCGGGCACGTGGCAAAGCACCTCCCCATGAGCAGCTCTGAGAGGCTGAAGG AGAACATCCAGAGCTGGCTGAAGGAGTCTCAGTGTCCCCTGGAGGTGATCAGCCCAGCTGTGGAGACCCTGCAGAAGCTCTGCCAGGCCTCTGCAGCTGCGCCAGAGGAGGCACTG GAGCTCTTCAACCAGGTGTTTGGAGATTTGGTATCCACCTGTGAGAGCTACATCTCCAATATAGTCCTCagagaggatggagcagggcagctgcaggaagaTCTCTTG GTGAGACACCTCTTCCTCCTGGGCGAggctgcccagctgtgcccagccaaGGTGGACAAACGCATCTTCCTCTTGGTTCAGTCCATCCTGGCCTCTTCTGGCAGCGAGGACCAAC cttccagaGATGGTGAGGACATCTCCAGTTCCCAGCCGCTGTCCCAGTTCCGAGGCTCAGCCATGCCTCCCGTGGTCAGGGCTCACGCACTCATCACTTTAG ggaagctgtgcctgcagcacgAGGAGCTGGCCAAGAAGAGCATCCCGGCGCTGGCGCGGGAGCTGGAGGTGTCGCGGGACACGGCCGTGCGCAACAACGCGGTGATCGTGCTGTGCGACCTGTGCGTGCGCTACACCTCGCTGGGGGACAGATACATCCCCAACATCTCCCTGTGCCTGCGGGACCCACAGCCCTTGATCCGCAAGCAGACCCTGATCCTGCTCACCAACCTGCTGCAG GAGGAGTTTGTGAAATGGAAGGACGGTCTCTTCTTTTGGTTTGTCAGTGTCTTGGTGGATCCAAACCCAGAAATTGCCAG gttTGCAGAGTACTGCCTGGTGCATCTCTTGCTGAAGAAGAACCCCATGATGTTCTCCCAGCACTTCATCGAGTGCATCTTCCATTTCAACAGCTACGAGAAGCATCAGAAGTACAACAGGTTCCCCCAGAGCCAGAG GGCGAAGCAGCTCTTCTCTCTGAAGGGGAAGGATAACAAGGAGAAGAGGATGAGGATCTACACCTTCCTGCTGGACCATTTCACGGATGAGCAGAGGTTCAACATCACCACCAAGATCAGCCACAACATCCTAG CTTGCTTTGTGGATGAGGTCCTTCCTCTGGACCTGGAAGGCAGTGAGCTGCTCTCAGATACATTTGCAGTCCTCAGCTGCAAAGAAATCAAGCTCTCAAGTATGAGATCCAGGCCTGAGGAACACATTGAGCCTGATGAAGATGAGATGGCCGTGGCCGATGCCGTCATGCAGGTGGCCCAGAAAAAGCTCATCTCACAG GTTCAAAAGAAGAATTTCATCGAGAACGTCATCCCAATAATCACATCACTCAAGTCCTTGATGGAGCAGAAGAGGATCCCAGCTCTGAAGGACCTGATGAACTGCCTGCGG GAAATGATGCAAGATTACCGAAACGAAATCAAAGACTTCTTTGCTGTGGACAAGCAGCTGGCAGCCGAGCTGGAGTATGACATGAGGAaatatgaggagcagctggccAGGGAGAAGGAGTCAGAGCAagagcagctctcagcagccCATGGGGAGGAG CAATCTGCCTCTTTGGAGAGAGCTGCTGGCCAGAATAATGACAATGCTCAGTCTTCTGTGGGTGGGAGGCTGTCCACACCTGGCTCCATCTCTCCCTCTGGCCCTCCTGAGTTTGCCACACCTCGTGCTGATGCTCTGAAGCAGCCACCAGTGCATCGCAG GGCAGCATCCCTGAGCACTCTGGCCATCCTGAACTCTGCCAAGAAGGCATCAGAAGAATGGAGCAAGCAGCGCAGCAAGAGTGTGGGGAGGAGTTTatcagctgctggcagccagcaaG GGTCCTTCCAAAGCCTGAACCAACAGTCCAGTGGAGAAAACGTGGCTGTGGCGGGGCGAGCAATCAGCACCCCAGAGC AGACCATTCATGACTTGACTTTTGGTGCTGGGGTCAGTTACATCAGCTCAACGCACACGCCCGATTCAGCTCCAGGCAAGTCTCTGTGA